A window from Variovorax sp. PBL-E5 encodes these proteins:
- a CDS encoding nucleotidyltransferase family protein, translated as MILAAGRGERMRPLTDATPKPLLEVRGKPLMQWPMEALAAGGFTQLVVNTAWLGEQIEQRFGTCCAWGAGLASTLGYSHEGRDFGSALETAGGIVRALPLLGEVFWAAAGDVFAPHFGFSQAAVERFVADGRLAHLWLVPNPSHNPKGDFGLDEDGLATDDGIAGAATRFTFSTIGLYRAALFAPPWCDIAAGNPDGIKAPLAPLLRAAMRKAQVSAELYLGPWTDVGTPERLDALNAP; from the coding sequence ATGATCCTCGCGGCCGGGCGCGGCGAGCGCATGCGGCCGCTGACGGACGCCACGCCCAAGCCGCTGCTCGAGGTGCGCGGCAAGCCGCTGATGCAATGGCCGATGGAGGCGCTGGCGGCAGGAGGCTTCACGCAGCTCGTGGTCAACACCGCATGGCTGGGCGAGCAGATCGAGCAGCGCTTCGGCACGTGCTGCGCGTGGGGCGCAGGCCTGGCGTCGACGCTCGGCTATTCGCACGAAGGCCGCGACTTCGGCAGCGCGCTCGAAACCGCGGGCGGGATCGTTCGCGCACTGCCATTGCTGGGCGAGGTCTTCTGGGCGGCGGCGGGCGACGTGTTCGCGCCGCACTTCGGGTTCAGCCAGGCGGCGGTCGAGCGCTTCGTGGCCGACGGCCGGCTGGCACACCTGTGGCTGGTTCCGAATCCGTCGCACAACCCGAAAGGCGATTTCGGACTCGACGAAGACGGGCTGGCCACGGACGATGGCATCGCGGGCGCCGCAACCCGCTTCACCTTCTCGACCATCGGGCTCTACCGCGCCGCGCTGTTCGCGCCGCCCTGGTGCGACATCGCCGCCGGCAATCCGGATGGCATCAAGGCCCCTCTTGCGCCGCTGTTGCGCGCGGCCATGAGAAAGGCCCAGGTGAGCGCGGAACTCTACCTGGGCCCATGGACCGATGTGGGAACGCCCGAGCGGCTTGACGCGCTGAACGCTCCCTGA